One genomic window of Conger conger chromosome 9, fConCon1.1, whole genome shotgun sequence includes the following:
- the LOC133136490 gene encoding catenin beta-1 isoform X2: MATQSDLMELDMAMEPDRKAAVSHWQQQSYLDSGIHSGATTTAPSLSGKGNPEEEDMDNQVLYEWEQGFSQSFTQDQVADMDGQYAMTRAQRVRAAMFPETLDEGLQIPSTQFDGAHPTNVQRLAEPSQMLKHAVVNLINYQDDAELATRAIPELTKLLNDEDQVVVNKAAVMVHQLSKKEASRHAIMRSPQMVSAIVRTMQNTNDVETARCTAGTLHNLSHHREGLLAIFKSGGIPALVKMLGSPVDSVLFYAITTLHNLLLHQEGAKMAVRLAGGLQKMVALLNKTNVKFLAITTDCLQILAYGNQESKLIILASGGPQALVNIMRTYTYEKLLWTTSRVLKVLSVCSSNKPAIVEAGGMQALGLHLTDPSQRLVQNCLWTLRNLSDAATKQEGMEGLLGTLVQLLGSDDINVVTCAAGILSNLTCNNYKNKMMVCQVGGIEALVRTVLRAGDREDITEPAVCALRHLTSRHQDAEMAQNAVRLHYGLPVVVKLLHPPSHWPLIKATVGLIRNLALCPANHAPLREQGAIPRLVQLLVRAHQDTQRRTSMGGTQQQFVEGVRMEEIVEGCTGALHILARDVHNRIVIRGLNTIPLFVQLLYSPIENIQRVAAGVLCELAQDKEAAEAIEAEGATAPLTELLHSRNEGVATYAAAVLFRMSEDKPQDYKKRLSVELTSSLFRTEPMTWNETGDLGLDIGAQGEPLGYRPDDPSYRSFHSGYGQDTMGMDPMMDHDMGGHHPGAEYPVDGLPDLGHAQDLIDGLPPGDSNQLAWFDTDL, from the exons ATGGCTACCCAGT CCGATCTGATGGAGCTCGACATGGCCATGGAGCCTGACCGCAAGGCGGCGGTGAGCCACTGGCAGCAGCAGTCCTACCTGGATTCTGGCATCCACTCTGGGGCCACCACCACCGCCCCCTCCCTGAGTGGCAAGGGCAACCCAGAGGAGGAAGACATGGACAACCAGGTCCTGTATGAGTGGGAGCAGGGCTTCTCCCAGTCCTTCACTCAGGACCAGGTGGCAG ACATGGATGGACAGTACGCCATGACCAGAGCTCAGAGGGTTCGGGCAGCCATGTTCCCAGAGACCCTGGACGAGGGTCTGCAGATTCCGTCCACGCAGTTCGACGGGGCGCACCCCACCAACGTGCAGCGCCTGGCCGAGCCCTCCCAGATGCTGAAGCACGCCGTGGTCAACCTGATCAACTACCAAGACGACGCCGAGCTGGCCACCCGAGCCATTCCCGAGCTGACCAAACTGCTCAACGACGAGGACCAG GTGGTGGTGAACAAGGCGGCCGTGATGGTCCACCAGCTGTCCAAGAAGGAAGCGTCGCGGCACGCCATCATGCGCTCGCCCCAGATGGTGTCGGCCATCGTGCGCACCATGCAGAACACCAACGACGTGGAGACGGCCCGCTGCACCGCCGGCACCCTGCACAACCTGTCCCACCACAGAGAGGGCCTATTGGCCATCTTCAAGTCTGGAGGCATCCCCGCCTTGGTCAAAATGCTGGG ATCTCCTGTAGACTCCGTGCTGTTCTATGCCATTACGACCCTCCATAACCTCCTGCTGCATCAGGAAGGAGCCAAGATGGCTGTGCGCCTGGCCGGTGGTCTGCAGAAGATGGTGGCTTTGCTCAACAAGACCAACGTCAAGTTTCTCGCCATAACGACAGACTGCCTTCAGATCTTGGCTTATGGAAACCAGGAAAGCAAG CTCATCATCCTGGCTAGTGGTGGACCCCAGGCCCTGGTCAACATCATGAGAACCTACACGTATGAGAAACTGCTGTGGACCACCAGCCGTGTGCTGAAAGTGCTGTCCGTCTGTTCCAGCAACAAGCCTGCTATCGTGGAAGCCG gtgGTATGCAGGCCCTTGGACTGCACCTCACAGACCCCAGCCAGCGCCTAGTCCAGAACTGCCTGTGGACTCTGAGAAATCTGTCTGACGCCGCCACGAAGCAG GAGGGCATGGAGGGGCTCCTTGGGACTctggtgcagctgctgggctcGGACGACATCAACGTGGTGACGTGTGCCGCGGGCATCCTGTCCAACCTCACCTGCAACAACTACAAGAACAAGATGATGGTGTGCCAGGTGGGCGGCATCGAGGCGCTGGTGCGCACCGTGCTGAGGGCCGGGGACCGCGAAGACATCACCGAGCCCGCCGTCTGCGCCCTGCGCCACCTCACCAGCCGGCACCAGGACGCCGAGATGGCCCAAAATGCCGTGCGGCTGCACTATGGCCTGCCTGTGGTGGTAAAACTGCTGCACCCTCCCTCACACTGGCCCCTCATCAAG GCTACAGTGGGACTGATCCGTAACCTGGCCCTCTGCCCGGCCAACCACGCCCCTCTGCGGGAGCAGGGCGCCATCCCCAGGCTGGTGCAGCTTCTGGTCAGGGCCCACCAGGACACCCAGAGACGCACCTCCATGGGAGGAACACAGCAGCAGTTTGTG GAGGGCGTCCGTATGGAGGAGATAGTCGAGGGCTGCACCGGAGCTCTGCACATCCTGGCCCGGGACGTGCACAACAGAATCGTCATCAGGGGCCTGAACACCATTCCTCTCTTCGTTCAG TTGCTGTACTCGCCCATAGAGAACATCCAGAGGGTGGCCGCAGGCGTGCTCTGCGAGCTGGCCCAGGACAAGGAGGCGGCCGAGGCCATCGAGGCGGAGGGAGCCACCGCACCCCTCACAGAGCTCCTGCACTCCCGCAACGAGGGCGTGG CCACGTACGCCGCGGCAGTGCTGTTCCGTATGTCCGAGGACAAGCCCCAGGACTACAAGAAGCGCCTGTCTGTCGAGCTCACCAGCTCCCTCTTCAGGACGGAGCCCATGACCTGGAACGAG ACTGGAGACCTTGGCCTGGACATCGGTGCCCAGGGAGAGCCTCTTGGCTATCGCCCAGATG ACCCTAGCTACCGCTCCTTCCACTCGGGCTATGGCCAGGACACTATGGGCATGGACCCTATGATGGACCATGACATGGGTGGCCACCACCCTGGCGCAGAGTACCCAGTCGATGGCCTGCCCGACCTGGGGCACGCCCAGGACCTGATCGACGGGCTGCCCCCAGGCGACAGCAATCAGCTCGCCTGGTTTGACACCGATCTGTAA
- the LOC133136490 gene encoding catenin beta-1 isoform X1: MATQSDLMELDMAMEPDRKAAVSHWQQQSYLDSGIHSGATTTAPSLSGKGNPEEEDMDNQVLYEWEQGFSQSFTQDQVADMDGQYAMTRAQRVRAAMFPETLDEGLQIPSTQFDGAHPTNVQRLAEPSQMLKHAVVNLINYQDDAELATRAIPELTKLLNDEDQVVVNKAAVMVHQLSKKEASRHAIMRSPQMVSAIVRTMQNTNDVETARCTAGTLHNLSHHREGLLAIFKSGGIPALVKMLGSPVDSVLFYAITTLHNLLLHQEGAKMAVRLAGGLQKMVALLNKTNVKFLAITTDCLQILAYGNQESKLIILASGGPQALVNIMRTYTYEKLLWTTSRVLKVLSVCSSNKPAIVEAGGMQALGLHLTDPSQRLVQNCLWTLRNLSDAATKQTPLAEVDVMQEGMEGLLGTLVQLLGSDDINVVTCAAGILSNLTCNNYKNKMMVCQVGGIEALVRTVLRAGDREDITEPAVCALRHLTSRHQDAEMAQNAVRLHYGLPVVVKLLHPPSHWPLIKATVGLIRNLALCPANHAPLREQGAIPRLVQLLVRAHQDTQRRTSMGGTQQQFVEGVRMEEIVEGCTGALHILARDVHNRIVIRGLNTIPLFVQLLYSPIENIQRVAAGVLCELAQDKEAAEAIEAEGATAPLTELLHSRNEGVATYAAAVLFRMSEDKPQDYKKRLSVELTSSLFRTEPMTWNETGDLGLDIGAQGEPLGYRPDDPSYRSFHSGYGQDTMGMDPMMDHDMGGHHPGAEYPVDGLPDLGHAQDLIDGLPPGDSNQLAWFDTDL, encoded by the exons ATGGCTACCCAGT CCGATCTGATGGAGCTCGACATGGCCATGGAGCCTGACCGCAAGGCGGCGGTGAGCCACTGGCAGCAGCAGTCCTACCTGGATTCTGGCATCCACTCTGGGGCCACCACCACCGCCCCCTCCCTGAGTGGCAAGGGCAACCCAGAGGAGGAAGACATGGACAACCAGGTCCTGTATGAGTGGGAGCAGGGCTTCTCCCAGTCCTTCACTCAGGACCAGGTGGCAG ACATGGATGGACAGTACGCCATGACCAGAGCTCAGAGGGTTCGGGCAGCCATGTTCCCAGAGACCCTGGACGAGGGTCTGCAGATTCCGTCCACGCAGTTCGACGGGGCGCACCCCACCAACGTGCAGCGCCTGGCCGAGCCCTCCCAGATGCTGAAGCACGCCGTGGTCAACCTGATCAACTACCAAGACGACGCCGAGCTGGCCACCCGAGCCATTCCCGAGCTGACCAAACTGCTCAACGACGAGGACCAG GTGGTGGTGAACAAGGCGGCCGTGATGGTCCACCAGCTGTCCAAGAAGGAAGCGTCGCGGCACGCCATCATGCGCTCGCCCCAGATGGTGTCGGCCATCGTGCGCACCATGCAGAACACCAACGACGTGGAGACGGCCCGCTGCACCGCCGGCACCCTGCACAACCTGTCCCACCACAGAGAGGGCCTATTGGCCATCTTCAAGTCTGGAGGCATCCCCGCCTTGGTCAAAATGCTGGG ATCTCCTGTAGACTCCGTGCTGTTCTATGCCATTACGACCCTCCATAACCTCCTGCTGCATCAGGAAGGAGCCAAGATGGCTGTGCGCCTGGCCGGTGGTCTGCAGAAGATGGTGGCTTTGCTCAACAAGACCAACGTCAAGTTTCTCGCCATAACGACAGACTGCCTTCAGATCTTGGCTTATGGAAACCAGGAAAGCAAG CTCATCATCCTGGCTAGTGGTGGACCCCAGGCCCTGGTCAACATCATGAGAACCTACACGTATGAGAAACTGCTGTGGACCACCAGCCGTGTGCTGAAAGTGCTGTCCGTCTGTTCCAGCAACAAGCCTGCTATCGTGGAAGCCG gtgGTATGCAGGCCCTTGGACTGCACCTCACAGACCCCAGCCAGCGCCTAGTCCAGAACTGCCTGTGGACTCTGAGAAATCTGTCTGACGCCGCCACGAAGCAG ACGCCTTTAGCTGAAGTAGATGTGATGCAG GAGGGCATGGAGGGGCTCCTTGGGACTctggtgcagctgctgggctcGGACGACATCAACGTGGTGACGTGTGCCGCGGGCATCCTGTCCAACCTCACCTGCAACAACTACAAGAACAAGATGATGGTGTGCCAGGTGGGCGGCATCGAGGCGCTGGTGCGCACCGTGCTGAGGGCCGGGGACCGCGAAGACATCACCGAGCCCGCCGTCTGCGCCCTGCGCCACCTCACCAGCCGGCACCAGGACGCCGAGATGGCCCAAAATGCCGTGCGGCTGCACTATGGCCTGCCTGTGGTGGTAAAACTGCTGCACCCTCCCTCACACTGGCCCCTCATCAAG GCTACAGTGGGACTGATCCGTAACCTGGCCCTCTGCCCGGCCAACCACGCCCCTCTGCGGGAGCAGGGCGCCATCCCCAGGCTGGTGCAGCTTCTGGTCAGGGCCCACCAGGACACCCAGAGACGCACCTCCATGGGAGGAACACAGCAGCAGTTTGTG GAGGGCGTCCGTATGGAGGAGATAGTCGAGGGCTGCACCGGAGCTCTGCACATCCTGGCCCGGGACGTGCACAACAGAATCGTCATCAGGGGCCTGAACACCATTCCTCTCTTCGTTCAG TTGCTGTACTCGCCCATAGAGAACATCCAGAGGGTGGCCGCAGGCGTGCTCTGCGAGCTGGCCCAGGACAAGGAGGCGGCCGAGGCCATCGAGGCGGAGGGAGCCACCGCACCCCTCACAGAGCTCCTGCACTCCCGCAACGAGGGCGTGG CCACGTACGCCGCGGCAGTGCTGTTCCGTATGTCCGAGGACAAGCCCCAGGACTACAAGAAGCGCCTGTCTGTCGAGCTCACCAGCTCCCTCTTCAGGACGGAGCCCATGACCTGGAACGAG ACTGGAGACCTTGGCCTGGACATCGGTGCCCAGGGAGAGCCTCTTGGCTATCGCCCAGATG ACCCTAGCTACCGCTCCTTCCACTCGGGCTATGGCCAGGACACTATGGGCATGGACCCTATGATGGACCATGACATGGGTGGCCACCACCCTGGCGCAGAGTACCCAGTCGATGGCCTGCCCGACCTGGGGCACGCCCAGGACCTGATCGACGGGCTGCCCCCAGGCGACAGCAATCAGCTCGCCTGGTTTGACACCGATCTGTAA